A single Candidatus Aegiribacteria sp. DNA region contains:
- a CDS encoding acyl-CoA carboxylase subunit beta: MSSLEKADKLRALREQAFEGGGEKRIEKQHAQGKMTARERIDLLLDHDSFEEFDMLVTHRSTAFGLDKKKIPGDGVVTGYGTIDGRQVYVFSHDFTVFGGSLSETFAEKILKIMDMAAMNGAPLIGLNDSGGARIQEGIESLAGYGKIFLKNVLYSGVIPQISAILGPCAGGAVYSPAITDFTIMVKGISYMFVTGPNVVKTVTGENVTKEQLGGPSIHSKRSGVCSLACEDEEEALLLIRKLISYLPQNNMEDPIRVICTDPVDRQEMWLDEYIPASPNKPYEMRTLIEAVTDNGEFFEIQRMFAPNIIIGFARMNGHSVGIIANQPSYLAGVLDNDASIKAARFVRFCDAFNIPLLTFVDVPGFMPGTAQEYGGIIRNGAKLLFAYAEATVPKITLITRKAYGGAYDVMSSKHIRADINYAWPTAEIAVMGPDGAVEIIFHHDIKEADDPVQRKKELVDQYRSKFANPYDAASRGYIDDVIMPSNTRFRLIKALEMLAGKRQTLPPKKHGNIPL, encoded by the coding sequence ATGAGTTCTCTTGAGAAAGCGGACAAACTCCGCGCTCTTCGCGAACAAGCCTTTGAAGGCGGCGGTGAGAAAAGGATAGAGAAGCAGCATGCTCAGGGAAAGATGACTGCAAGAGAAAGAATCGATCTGTTGCTTGACCATGACAGTTTTGAGGAATTTGACATGCTTGTTACACATCGGTCCACAGCTTTCGGACTGGACAAGAAAAAGATTCCAGGAGACGGAGTGGTTACCGGTTACGGAACCATCGACGGCAGACAGGTTTATGTTTTTTCCCATGACTTCACGGTTTTTGGAGGAAGTCTTTCAGAAACTTTCGCCGAGAAGATTCTTAAAATAATGGATATGGCCGCTATGAATGGCGCTCCACTGATAGGATTGAACGATTCAGGAGGAGCCCGCATCCAGGAAGGTATTGAAAGCCTTGCCGGTTACGGGAAGATATTTCTGAAGAATGTTCTCTATTCCGGAGTTATACCTCAGATATCCGCTATACTTGGCCCCTGCGCAGGAGGAGCTGTATACAGTCCTGCTATTACGGATTTCACCATTATGGTGAAGGGCATAAGCTACATGTTTGTAACCGGTCCCAACGTTGTGAAGACAGTAACTGGAGAAAATGTTACAAAGGAACAACTTGGGGGACCATCAATACACAGCAAGCGCAGCGGGGTCTGCAGTCTTGCATGTGAGGATGAGGAAGAAGCTCTTCTTCTTATTCGAAAGCTGATCAGTTACCTGCCTCAGAACAACATGGAAGATCCTATCAGAGTGATATGCACTGATCCTGTTGACAGGCAGGAGATGTGGCTGGACGAATACATTCCAGCCAGCCCGAATAAGCCATATGAGATGCGAACACTGATTGAAGCCGTTACAGATAACGGAGAATTCTTTGAAATACAGAGAATGTTTGCTCCGAATATCATTATAGGATTCGCAAGGATGAACGGTCACTCTGTTGGTATAATAGCGAATCAGCCTTCCTACCTTGCAGGGGTTCTCGATAACGACGCCTCCATCAAAGCTGCACGATTTGTAAGATTCTGTGACGCGTTCAATATACCGCTGCTGACTTTTGTGGATGTGCCCGGTTTCATGCCTGGTACTGCACAGGAATACGGCGGGATAATCAGAAACGGCGCAAAACTTCTCTTCGCTTATGCGGAAGCAACAGTACCAAAAATCACGCTTATTACCAGGAAGGCATACGGAGGAGCATACGATGTCATGAGTTCCAAGCATATCCGCGCGGATATCAATTATGCCTGGCCAACGGCGGAAATTGCTGTAATGGGTCCTGACGGAGCTGTTGAGATCATCTTCCATCATGACATAAAAGAGGCGGATGATCCTGTTCAAAGGAAGAAAGAACTGGTTGACCAATACAGGTCCAAGTTCGCCAATCCATACGATGCTGCTTCTAGAGGTTACATTGATGATGTGATAATGCCTTCTAACACAAGATTCCGACTGATCAAAGCTCTGGAAATGCTTGCTGGCAAAAGGCAGACCCTGCCACCGAAAAAGCATGGGAATATCCCGTTATGA
- the mce gene encoding methylmalonyl-CoA epimerase has protein sequence MAVSRIDHIGIAVESLEKMIPFYRDVLELELLCVEEVPTQKVRVAMFAIGDSRIELLEPTSPESPIAKAIEKRGQGVHHIAYAVDSTAAEIESFIEKGIRMIDAAPRDGAGGSKIAFVHPSDSGKVLTELCEHAQAEEEN, from the coding sequence ATGGCAGTAAGCAGGATTGATCATATCGGAATTGCTGTTGAGAGTCTTGAAAAGATGATTCCGTTCTACAGAGATGTTCTCGAACTGGAATTACTTTGTGTTGAAGAAGTTCCTACGCAAAAAGTGCGGGTAGCGATGTTTGCGATAGGCGATTCCCGGATAGAACTTCTCGAACCTACATCGCCTGAAAGCCCTATTGCAAAGGCGATCGAGAAGAGAGGGCAGGGAGTTCATCACATCGCATATGCGGTTGACAGTACTGCGGCTGAAATAGAATCATTCATCGAAAAAGGAATCAGAATGATTGATGCGGCTCCCAGGGATGGAGCCGGAGGTTCGAAAATAGCATTTGTACATCCTTCCGACAGCGGAAAAGTACTCACAGAATTATGCGAACATGCACAAGCGGAAGAGGAAAACTGA
- a CDS encoding OadG family protein, with the protein MIITATIIQIIVQAQSNSENIHGGFGIALVGMITVFSGLVCLSFFLPALEKWVRDGFGLRKNTGKSENSVGKNIRRLSPHEVTAVSAAIHAHFCFLDQIENMKLTWETHEKPYSPWRLAGKAEQLQKTESVWNRSRENA; encoded by the coding sequence ATGATAATTACAGCAACGATAATACAGATTATAGTACAGGCTCAATCGAACTCAGAAAATATTCATGGAGGGTTTGGAATTGCCCTTGTAGGCATGATTACGGTGTTTTCCGGACTTGTCTGCCTGTCCTTTTTTCTACCTGCTCTGGAGAAGTGGGTCAGAGATGGTTTTGGATTAAGAAAGAATACAGGAAAGTCAGAGAATTCCGTAGGAAAAAATATCAGGCGCCTTTCCCCTCATGAGGTTACCGCGGTATCCGCGGCGATTCATGCTCACTTCTGTTTCCTTGATCAGATTGAGAATATGAAACTTACATGGGAGACTCACGAAAAGCCTTACTCTCCCTGGAGATTGGCTGGAAAAGCAGAACAGCTCCAGAAAACCGAATCGGTGTGGAACAGGAGCCGAGAAAATGCGTGA